A single Callithrix jacchus isolate 240 chromosome 4, calJac240_pri, whole genome shotgun sequence DNA region contains:
- the LOC100402677 gene encoding histone H2A type 1-B has product MSGRGKQGGKARAKAKTRSSRAGLQFPVGRVHRLLRKGNYSERVGAGAPVYLAAVLEYLTAEILELAGNAARDNKKTRIIPRHLQLAIRNDEELNKLLGRVTIAQGGVLPNIQAVLLPKKTESHHKAKGK; this is encoded by the coding sequence ATGTCTGGTCGCGGCAAGCAAGGTGGTAAAGCTCGCGCCAAGGCCAAGACCCGCTCCTCCCGGGCCGGGCTCCAGTTCCCCGTGGGCCGCGTGCACCGCCTGCTCCGCAAGGGCAACTACTCTGAGCGGGTCGGGGCCGGCGCGCCGGTCTACCTGGCGGCGGTGCTGGAGTACCTGACGGCCGAGATCCTGGAGCTGGCGGGGAACGCGGCCCGCGACAACAAGAAGACCCGCATCATCCCGCGCCACCTGCAGCTGGCCATCCGCAACGACGAGGAGCTCAACAAGCTCCTAGGACGTGTGACCATCGCGCAGGGCGGCGTTCTGCCTAATATTCAGGCGGTGCTGCTGCCAAAGAAGACTGAGAGCCACCACAAGGCCAAGGGAAAGTGA
- the LOC144582003 gene encoding histone H3.1 codes for MARTKQTARKSTGGKAPRKQLATKAARKSAPATGGVKKPHRYRPGTVALREIRRYQKSTELLIRKLPFQRLVREIAQDFKTDLRFQSSAVMALQEACEAYLVGLFEDTNLCAIHAKRVTIMPKDIQLARRIRGERA; via the coding sequence atggctCGTACAAAACAGACTGCTCGCAAATCTACTGGCGGCAAAGCACCGCGCAAGCAGCTCGCTACCAAGGCGGCTCGCAAGAGCGCCCCGGCTACCGGCGGCGTCAAAAAGCCGCACCGCTACCGGCCCGGCACCGTGGCCCTGCGCGAGATCCGGCGCTACCAGAAGTCCACCGAGCTGCTGATCAGAAAGCTGCCGTTTCAGCGCCTGGTGCGCGAGATCGCGCAGGACTTCAAGACCGACCTGCGCTTTCAGAGCTCCGCGGTGATGGCGCTGCAGGAGGCCTGCGAGGCCTACTTGGTGGGGCTCTTCGAGGACACCAACCTCTGTGCCATTCACGCTAAGCGGGTGACTATCATGCCCAAGGACATCCAGCTCGCTCGCCGCATTCGGGGAGAAAGAGCGTAA
- the LOC100403034 gene encoding histone H4: MSGRGKGGKGLGKGGAKRHRKVLRDNIQGITKPAIRRLARRGGVKRISGLIYEETRGVLKVFLENVIRDAVTYTEHAKRKTVTAMDVVYALKRQGRTLYGFGG; the protein is encoded by the coding sequence ATGTCTGGTCGTGGCAAAGGTGGCAAAGGCTTGGGCAAAGGAGGCGCCAAGCGTCATCGTAAAGTGCTGCGGGATAACATCCAAGGCATTACCAAGCCGGCTATCCGACGCCTGGCCAGGCGTGGCGGGGTTAAGCGAATCTCGGGTTTGATTTACGAGGAGACTCGCGGGGTCCTCAAGGTCTTCCTGGAGAACGTGATCCGAGATGCGGTGACCTACACGGAGCACGCCAAGCGAAAGACCGTCACTGCCATGGATGTGGTTTACGCGCTGAAGCGTCAAGGCCGCACGCTGTATGGCTTCGGCggttaa
- the LOC100403391 gene encoding histone H4, protein MSGRGKGGKGLGKGGAKRHRKVLRDNIQGITKPAIRRLARRGGVKRISGLIYEETRGVLKVFLENVIRDAVTYTEHAKRKTVTAMDVVYALKRQGRTLYGFGG, encoded by the coding sequence ATGTCTGGACGTGGTAAGGGCGGGAAAGGTTTGGGTAAGGGGGGTGCCAAGCGCCATCGTAAGGTGTTGCGTGACAACATCCAGGGCATCACCAAGCCGGCCATCCGGCGTCTTGCTCGGCGTGGCGGGGTCAAGCGGATATCTGGTCTGATCTACGAGGAGACTCGAGGGGTGCTCAAGGTGTTCTTGGAGAACGTGATCCGTGACGCTGTCACCTATACGGAACACGCCAAGCGTAAGACGGTCACTGCCATGGACGTGGTCTACGCGCTCAAGCGCCAGGGACGCACCCTTTACGGCTTTGGCGGCTGA
- the H3C1 gene encoding histone H3.1, with translation MARTKQTARKSTGGKAPRKQLATKAARKSAPATGGVKKPHRYRPGTVALREIRRYQKSTELLIRKLPFQRLVREIAQDFKTDLRFQSSAVMALQEACEAYLVGLFEDTNLCAIHAKRVTIMPKDIQLARRIRGERA, from the coding sequence ATGGCTCGCACTAAGCAAACTGCTCGGAAGTCTACGGGAGGCAAGGCTCCGCGCAAACAGCTGGCCACCAAGGCGGCCCGCAAGAGCGCTCCGGCCACCGGCGGGGTGAAAAAGCCTCACCGGTACCGCCCTGGCACCGTGGCTTTGCGCGAGATCCGCCGCTATCAGAAGTCCACAGAGCTGCTGATTCGTAAACTACCTTTCCAGCGTCTGGTGCGCGAGATTGCGCAGGACTTTAAAACGGATCTGCGTTTCCAGAGTTCCGCTGTGATGGCTCTGCAGGAGGCGTGCGAGGCCTACTTGGTGGGGTTGTTTGAGGACACCAATCTGTGCGCCATCCACGCCAAGCGCGTTACTATCATGCCTAAGGACATCCAGCTCGCTCGCCGCATCCGCGGAGAGCGGGCGTAA